The window CTGTCTGTGGGCTTCAGCACCTTGGCCTCTACCAGAGAACGCACATGACGTTGCAGTTGCACCATGGGATGCATTGAAGGCACAGGAATTTGCGTGTGAGCAATCGTGTGATGAGTCATAGATTCAATTTTGAAAATATCCACTGATAGGTAACAGCAGTTAACCAGTACTACTACGACAGCATACCTCTTAGGTGCTTTTAGTCAATCAACGCAATGCTGTCGTAAATCTACGAAGGGTATGGCTCCAGAGCCACCAGAGGTAAGAATTTCCGCTGATGTTTGATTGCGGAAATTCACTGACAATCATTGAAGATACCATGACTGAGTAGCTCAGATCATGATTTACATAAATTTTTGTAAATGATTAAGGGTTTCCCAGTCTGTCCTGCATACGAACTCATAGAATAATTGGACGTTCATAATTATTAGAACTCGTTACAATATTTAACAAGTTTGTTGCATTTAGTTTACATTTGTCATAGGCACAGAGGTTATTTCCATGAGTGGGGTTACAAAGGAACGATTGATTGACTTTTTACAGACTGAATTAGCGGTGCCAGATGCAGCGATCGCCTTTGCGAAGCGCCAAGGAGAGCAGGATCCAAGCCTGTTGCCCCTGACCTTGTGGCAATATGGTTTAGTAACGTTAGACCAGTTAAATCAAATCTTTGACTGGTTGGGCATTCTGTAAATCAGTGTTACCAGTGGTAGTCAAGTGCTGTTACCCTGCCAAGCGATGGTGCGTCTACTCCCATAGTCTTCGTCCTGGCTTGCCGTGTAGCCGCTGGTGAGCATCCTGTAGCAATGCCGGAATATTGAGAGACTCTGGGCAGCGAGGAAGGCAATCACCACAGGCTGTACAACGATCGCCTCGATTTCCTGGAAACCAGTGTCCAGCATTTTCAAACATGCTATAGCGGTATTGAGCATAGGCCGTCATATCATAGGCGATCGACAAGTTACGTAGCCGCAGTACTTCAGGAATGTGAATACCCTCTGGACAAGGTAAGCAGGCATAGCATTGGCTACATTCTTCAGTTAATAACTTCTGGGTTTGCTGGTTTTGCAGGCGTTTAAGGCTATCCTGCTCTGCTTCTGTGAGCGGTAGGGTATTGTCTGCCAAGGCTAGCGGCTCATCTAGCTCTGCGGGAGTGGCTGCACCTACACTCAATGTAGTGATACGAGGGTCGCTTAATAGAAACCGATAGGTCAAGGCTAGCGGTGACCATGGTGCACAAAGCTGGCGTAGAGTTGTAGAAGGTTGATGCAGAAGACCCCCTTTGTCCGCAGGCGAAATAATAAAGACACCCATGTCCATCCTTGCTGCTTGCTGAACAGCCGGTTCATGGCGCTGGAAGAAGTAGTAGTAATGCAAGTTGACAAACTCAAACCAACCAGTTGCGATCGTGGTCAAAATTAGATCCAGCGAAGCGTGGGTTGAAAAACCTAGATGACGAATGACACCGCTAGCAAGGGCTTGCTGTAGAGTTGACAAGCAACCCTCAACCTGAGCCAGATGTTGCCAGGTATTGATGCCGTGAATTGCTAAGCAGTCTACATAATCTAGTTGTAGCCGACTCAAGCTGCGATCGATCTGCTGGCTAACCGTAGCAGCCTGAGTTGGAGGAGGAATTTTTGTCGTGATGTAAACCTGCTGACGAGGAATGCCCAAAGATTTGAGAGCTGATCCCACATAGCACTCGCTATCTCCATAGCTACTAGCTGTTTCTATATGATTAACGCCAGCAGCGATCGCAGCCTCAACAGTTGCCCTAGTGGCCTCTGCTGAAGTTACACAGCGCATCGTACCCAGAGAAAACACTGATAGGAAAAGATCAGTCTTGCCAAAGCGCCGGTACTGCATTAACAATCTATAGCTAGCATCAACTGGTCACTACTGCTAGTTACCCGTATCTACATCAAGGTTAGCCTCGTCACTGTCAGACTCTCCGCCATGTTGAGCAAAATCTTCAGGGCGGAGGTTTGAGAGAAATGCTCGAAAGGCTTGACGTTCTGCCTCATCAGCGTCTTGGTCAACTGGAATTGAGGCCTCAGCAATCACCTCTTCCATAACCCAGATGGGTGAATCGGTACGCAGGGCTATAGCGATCGCGTCACTCGGTCGTGCATCTATTTCCTTCTTCGTGTCTCCTTGGCGCATCGTTAGCACAGCATAAAAGGTGCTGTCTTGTAACGAGTGAATAACAACCCGCTCTAGAGTAATACCCCAGACTTCAAGAAAGTTCGCCATCAAATCATGGGTAAGTGGACGAGGTGGGGGTTGATTCTCCAGGGCACGGATAATAGCGTGTGCCTGATCTTGAGCAATGTAAATCGGTAGGGCACGGCGATCAGACGCATCTCGCAGGAGGACAATCGGATGGCGCGTAGCTGCATCCAAAGCAATCCCAGCGACTTTCATCTCAACCATTTGCGTTGCCTCTAGAGTCTTAGCAGGATACGAATAATAGGGACATGAAAATTCATCGCCATTACCAGGAGCTACCCTGAGCAACTAGCTAGGCCAAGCCAGCTTGCAGCGAATCAATTTAACTAACCGTTAAGCTGGATGATCGAACTTAACCTTCAACCAAGCAATTAAGTTACCTAACCCTAATCAGTTTAACAACCCATGTAAACGAGTTTTTAGAATTAATTATGAAGATAGCCACTACAACCATAATCATCATACTAACTTCCGGTATGTCCTGAGTCGGTGGAAATTAGTTATCCATTTCCTGTGGACAAATGGTTGCCAGAAACTACAGGCGCGAAGCTCCGGAAGGCGCATCTCCGGCAGAAAAGAGTGGCTGTTGACCTTGGTCTCTTCCTACAAAGACACGGATTTGCTAAGCAGGTTCCCAGACTAGGCAGATAGCAGCCAGCTATTTAGCCAGAGTCCTTGTAAAATAGAGTCAGCAGTGGCTACTAATAGGCTCTGACTAGCATCACTTCCACATTAGCACCTGTAAACCTGTGACTGTGACATCTTCCTCATCAACAACGATACCTTCATCTGTAACTCAGCTAGCACCTAGCTATTGGTTACCGCTGGCCTTAATAGTTGTTGCCATACCAATGGTAGTGGTGCAACTGTGGTTATCCTTGATGATTTCTCTGTTTGGGTTGTTTTTGATGGTTCAAGCGGTCACCTTACGGCTATGCTTTACCAGTAGCGACTTGGATATTTATCGTGGCAATACCCTGATTCGGCGTTTTCCCTACAGTGAGTGGGTAAACTGGCGAATTTTTTGGCCTTCAGTACCGATCCTCTTTTATTTCCGAGAAGTTAAGAGCATTCATTTTCTGCCAATTTTGTTTGATCCCAAGCAGCTTCAAGTTTGTCTAGAGTACTATTGCCCTCACGTTGATTAGAGTTGATAGATAAATTTTGTAACTAGACTTTACTAGGCTCCATTCATGCATGACAATGATTTACAAGCTACTTCTCACCCTGAAGTGACCCAAACTCCTGCTGAGGAAGGCTCCTATGAGATTCCAGAGGAAATAGAGGCTGAGTTTGAGCATGACGTTGATGAGCTTAGCCTAGCCGATGAGCAGCAACAACTCGCTGAACTCAAAGCTGAGCGACAGCAACTCCAACAAGAGATTCAAGCGTTACGGATTACTCGCGATCGCCTATTAAGCCAACAGACCGCAGGATTGCAGGCGCAGCTAGAACAGTTTGCACAACATTGCTTAGAAGACTTGCAACAGCGTAAACAGGCTCTTCAGGCTGAAATTGAGCAATTAGAGCGTCGTCAAGAGCGGATCCGTAATGAAATGCGGACAACCTTTGCGGGTGCGTCGCAGGAGCTAGCTATGCGGGTGCAGGGGTTTAAGGAATACCTAACAGGTAGCCTCCAAGATTTAGTGACCGCCGCAGAACAGTTACAGCTAGTGCCCAAAGCACCAGAACCAGTGGAAGCGACCCCAGCATCACCAGCCGCTCAGAGTCGTCAGTCGCCACCAAAGCCTA is drawn from Cyanobacteriota bacterium and contains these coding sequences:
- a CDS encoding DUF2949 domain-containing protein yields the protein MSGVTKERLIDFLQTELAVPDAAIAFAKRQGEQDPSLLPLTLWQYGLVTLDQLNQIFDWLGIL
- a CDS encoding DUF3086 domain-containing protein; its protein translation is MHDNDLQATSHPEVTQTPAEEGSYEIPEEIEAEFEHDVDELSLADEQQQLAELKAERQQLQQEIQALRITRDRLLSQQTAGLQAQLEQFAQHCLEDLQQRKQALQAEIEQLERRQERIRNEMRTTFAGASQELAMRVQGFKEYLTGSLQDLVTAAEQLQLVPKAPEPVEATPASPAAQSRQSPPKPKFTDEAFQDKAKKIQNLLDRYRTSPDYYGPPWQLRRTFEPVHADRVSKWFFEQGGRGALKTMGSRLQNILVTSAIISVLYRFYGDYLRTLVLADSPERLGEWRRGLQDCLGISRSDFGPDQGVVLFESAEPLINKADRLLRDDEMPLIVIDESEDKISLALLQFPLWLAFAADPQLSRTSSWN
- a CDS encoding DUF3119 family protein, translated to MTSSSSTTIPSSVTQLAPSYWLPLALIVVAIPMVVVQLWLSLMISLFGLFLMVQAVTLRLCFTSSDLDIYRGNTLIRRFPYSEWVNWRIFWPSVPILFYFREVKSIHFLPILFDPKQLQVCLEYYCPHVD
- a CDS encoding bifunctional nuclease family protein is translated as MVEMKVAGIALDAATRHPIVLLRDASDRRALPIYIAQDQAHAIIRALENQPPPRPLTHDLMANFLEVWGITLERVVIHSLQDSTFYAVLTMRQGDTKKEIDARPSDAIAIALRTDSPIWVMEEVIAEASIPVDQDADEAERQAFRAFLSNLRPEDFAQHGGESDSDEANLDVDTGN
- a CDS encoding aldo/keto reductase, which codes for MQYRRFGKTDLFLSVFSLGTMRCVTSAEATRATVEAAIAAGVNHIETASSYGDSECYVGSALKSLGIPRQQVYITTKIPPPTQAATVSQQIDRSLSRLQLDYVDCLAIHGINTWQHLAQVEGCLSTLQQALASGVIRHLGFSTHASLDLILTTIATGWFEFVNLHYYYFFQRHEPAVQQAARMDMGVFIISPADKGGLLHQPSTTLRQLCAPWSPLALTYRFLLSDPRITTLSVGAATPAELDEPLALADNTLPLTEAEQDSLKRLQNQQTQKLLTEECSQCYACLPCPEGIHIPEVLRLRNLSIAYDMTAYAQYRYSMFENAGHWFPGNRGDRCTACGDCLPRCPESLNIPALLQDAHQRLHGKPGRRLWE